One Burkholderia sp. 9120 genomic window, CTACATGCACTTCACGATGCGCCATCGGACTCTCTGACGACGCTGCTGCAGCGCGTCGCGAGTCGTGTTGCTAGCGCGACCGGCGGCGAGCAAACGCCGTGGATTGCATCGGCGCTTCCGCACGCGTTCAACTACGCCGATGGCGTTGAACCTTCCGCGCACTACGTTGCCGACAACCGCGTCGTCGACCTGCACAGCCGGGGCATTCTTCCGAAAGATAGCAGCGAACAGTACGAGATCACCTTCTGGAATTCGATCAAGGACAGCAACTACCCCGGCGATTACGAAGCGTATTTGAAGGCCTATCCGAACGGCCGCTTCGCCACGCTTGCCCATGCGCGTATCGACCGCTTGCGTGCCGCGTCGGCGGCGAGTGCGCCGACGTCGGCTGCGGCGCCCACCACCGCACCGATAGCCGCGCCGCAAGCCGTAAAGCCGGCCGCACCAGCCACACCGGTCGCTGCTCCCGCACAGGAGCATCCCCGCCCCGCTCCCACACCGCCCGCAGCGGCCGTCGCACCCGCCGTGGCCGTCGCTCCAAAGCCCGCAACCCATCCCCCCAGCGCGGGTGAGAGCCGCGACTGTGCCACCTGTCCGATCATGATTCCCGTACCGGCCGGCGCATTCGCAATGGGCAGCAATACCGACGACCCCTCCGAGAAACCCGTCCACCATGTGACGATCGGCGCGCCGTTCGCGATCGGCAAATTCCCGGTGACGGTCGACCAGTGGAACGCGTGCGTCGCCGCCAATGCGTGTCAGAAACTCACGCCGGAGAACAACCCGAACAAAGCCGCGCCCGCGCGCGATCTCAGTTGGGACGACGCGCAGCAATACGTGAAGTGGCTCAGCAAAATCACCGGCAAGCCCTACCGCTTACCCACCGAAGCCGAGTGGGAATACGCGGACCGCGCCGGCACGGCCACGAAGTACTGGTGGGGCGATCAGATGCACAAGGGCAACGCCAATTGCAAAGACTGCGGCGATCCCTGGCACAAGGAAGGACCGGAGGCCGCCGGTTCATTCGCGCCGAACCCGCTCGGCCTGTACGACATGAACGGCGGCGTCTGGGAGTGGACGGCCGACTGCTGGCACAACAGCTACCAGGGCGCGCCTGTCGACGGTCATGGGTGGGATAGCCCCGGCTGCGATATGCGGGTGATTCGCGGCGGCTCTTGGCGCGAAGGCGGCGACTACATGCTCAGTGCGACGCGCTTCAAGTACAGCTCGGGCGTACGGCAATCGCAAGACGGTCTGCGGGTGGTCAAAGATCTCAAGTGATTCGATCGAGTGGTTCACGGTCTCTGCTCGCCGGAACCGTTCCTTCGCCGGACTTTCCGCTCAAGGCGTGGCGGGCTTTGTCGTAATCGGCGCGAAATCGGCAACGATATGGTCCTGACCATATTTACCGCCGATCTGCGCGAGCCGCGCTTCGAGCGCGCGCAGATAATCGGCGCGCGGTTCACTCTCGGGTCGCGGTTTGTCGAATAGCGCGACCGGTGTGATCAGCAGCACCACCATCTCCGATCCGAACGGCTTCGAAATGGTCCAGTCGCCCGCGCTGCCGATCGTCGCCGAATAGTGCGGCGGCGCCTGATTGTCTTTCGCGCGCGGACTTGGGACCATGTGCACGACGCTGCCATCGAGTTGGTAATAGTCCAGATTCACGTACGAGTCGTAGGCAGGCGTGACCACGTCGACGACCAGCGGGTTGCCTTCCGTGAGTTGTCCACCAGGCGGGCGCACATGCAGGGCCGCGACGCGGCCTGCTTGCCAGTTGCGCGTCCAGTAGGGGGAGAGCGCTTTGACGGTGTCGCATTTGTCGTCGACGAGCGGTTCGACGTCGAGCGCGACCGTATCGACGCCCGGCAATGCCGACAAGGTTTCCTTCAGATGCGCCGCTCCATAGCGCTGCGAGACGTAGCCGCGCACAGACAGCGAATGATCCTGAGTCGACGCGGAAAGCGCGGAGCAGGGTACCTGCGCCAACGCCGGCGCGATCGCAGCCAAGGTTAGCGCCGGTTTGGGTGCGGGCGGTGCGGGCGGTGTGACGGGCGGCGCAGCAAGCGCGATGCGAGGCGATGCGCCGCCTGAAGCCGCAGACACGGACGCAGGCACGGACGCCAACGCGGCAGGTGTCGAAACCGATGCTGAAACCGAGGCCGAAGATCCTGCGGAAGCCGACGCACCCGCGCCACTCCCTGCCGAAGAGGCAGTCTGCTCGGCCGCCACTTGCGACGCCGCCGACGCCCCCGAGTCCGACGCCACCGTCTCCCCTTGCCGGTTCGGCGCCGACCGCAGCGCGAACACCCCAACCACCGCAGCACACACCACCGCAAACCCCGCGAGCCCCGCCTTCGCCAACGTACCCGACTTCTCCGCGCGCGCTTCATTGTCGAATTCGGCGATGAAGCGCGTCACGCTCGGCATGCGCGTATTGCGATCGAACGACAGCGCGGCGCGCAGCGCGCGCCACTGTTTCGTGTCGAGATTAGGCGGCCGCTGCAGCTTGAAATCCGCATTGCGCGCCTAGGTGGCCGACAGTCGGTCATACGGATGATGCCCCGTCAACAGTTCATACGTGATGCAGCCCAGCGCGTAAATATCGTCACGCGGATCCGGCTCGCGATGTTCGATCATCTCCGGGCTCGCATACGCAGGCGTCAATGCGCCGAGACTGCCGGGGTCGAAAACCGTCGCATCGCTCTCTTCTTCCGGCCGCTGAAACACGCGGGCAATGCCGAAGTCGATCACTTTGACTTCGGCATTCGTCGTGAGAAACACGTTGGCCGGCTTGAAATCGCAATGCACGAAGCCGCGCTCATGCGCATAGGCGAGCGCGCTGCACATGCCGCGCACGATCGGCAGCGCCGCACGCACCGGCATGCCCTGATAGCCCGGCGTACGCAAAAGCTGGCTGAGCGCTTTGCCGGTCAGGTACTCCATCGTCAGATAGACGATCGGCCCATCGCGATCGAAGTCGTACACCGTGATGATGTTTCGGTGCGCGAGTACCTGCGCCTTGCGCGCCTCGCGCTGCAACGCAACG contains:
- a CDS encoding SUMF1/EgtB/PvdO family nonheme iron enzyme, which translates into the protein MWRIFLLVCMAGAIQAHSDNARAATQRDGASDTTTNTAAGFHGAISPFTLRRDDSDSPRIALVIGNGAYGHQPGAKADADAVRDNAPRDAKAMRDSLRALGFDVILRTNASPSQMRQAIAQFHRRLQAGGVGLFYFAGHGMQIGGQTLLVPAGLDLGAPAELVRDGLDLNTVLQAMASPRNDPFNLVILDTCLNNPFSASTHVSTLKLPANTVVAYATAPGGFAADSTQHGVYTNEWLHALHDAPSDSLTTLLQRVASRVASATGGEQTPWIASALPHAFNYADGVEPSAHYVADNRVVDLHSRGILPKDSSEQYEITFWNSIKDSNYPGDYEAYLKAYPNGRFATLAHARIDRLRAASAASAPTSAAAPTTAPIAAPQAVKPAAPATPVAAPAQEHPRPAPTPPAAAVAPAVAVAPKPATHPPSAGESRDCATCPIMIPVPAGAFAMGSNTDDPSEKPVHHVTIGAPFAIGKFPVTVDQWNACVAANACQKLTPENNPNKAAPARDLSWDDAQQYVKWLSKITGKPYRLPTEAEWEYADRAGTATKYWWGDQMHKGNANCKDCGDPWHKEGPEAAGSFAPNPLGLYDMNGGVWEWTADCWHNSYQGAPVDGHGWDSPGCDMRVIRGGSWREGGDYMLSATRFKYSSGVRQSQDGLRVVKDLK